A genome region from Sphingobacteriaceae bacterium GW460-11-11-14-LB5 includes the following:
- a CDS encoding tRNA (adenosine(37)-N6)-dimethylallyltransferase MiaA, whose product MDQHNLIIILGATASGKTKLAVSVAEALNGEIISADSRQIFKRMDIGTGKDLQEYHINGKTIPYHLIDILEPGERYHVDAFKNDFYQAFASITAKGKIPILCGGTGMYIHSLLQNQTFTAIPVNQQLRDQLNLLSKEELISKMHGDKSQNSDHVDLSSKKRLIRALEIADYLKHNKLETVERPKIKPIIFGLKNEVEVTRAKILSRLDERFKAGLIDEVAQLLKDGISKEILVFYGLEYKFIVNYLDGLFTFEELRLKLGIAICQYAKRQNTFLRKMEKDSVEIIWLDASAPVNHLQQLILQKVSVIQN is encoded by the coding sequence ATGGATCAGCACAATCTCATCATCATTTTAGGTGCAACGGCATCAGGCAAAACGAAACTGGCGGTAAGCGTAGCGGAAGCTTTAAATGGAGAAATTATCAGTGCTGATAGCCGCCAGATATTTAAACGCATGGATATCGGTACCGGCAAAGATTTGCAGGAATACCATATTAACGGCAAAACCATTCCTTATCATTTAATCGATATTTTAGAACCTGGCGAACGTTATCACGTAGACGCTTTTAAAAACGATTTCTACCAGGCCTTTGCATCTATAACAGCAAAAGGCAAAATCCCCATCCTTTGTGGCGGAACTGGAATGTACATCCATAGCCTTTTGCAAAATCAAACTTTTACGGCTATTCCCGTAAATCAACAATTAAGAGATCAGTTAAATCTATTATCTAAAGAAGAGTTGATTTCAAAAATGCATGGTGATAAAAGCCAGAACAGCGATCATGTCGATCTTTCCTCAAAAAAGAGATTAATCCGTGCATTGGAAATAGCAGATTATTTGAAGCATAATAAGCTGGAAACTGTAGAGCGGCCCAAAATTAAACCCATTATTTTTGGCCTTAAGAATGAAGTAGAAGTAACCAGGGCTAAAATTCTATCGAGACTGGATGAAAGATTTAAAGCTGGTTTAATTGATGAGGTAGCGCAATTGCTAAAGGATGGTATTAGTAAAGAAATATTGGTTTTCTACGGACTGGAATATAAATTCATCGTTAATTACCTCGATGGCCTATTCACTTTTGAAGAATTAAGGCTAAAGCTCGGCATTGCTATTTGCCAATATGCCAAACGGCAAAATACATTTTTAAGGAAAATGGAAAAGGACAGTGTTGAGATCATCTGGCTTGATGCATCAGCACCGGTAAACCATTTACAACAGCTAATTCTCCAAAAAGTTTCAGTTATCCAAAATTAA
- a CDS encoding citrate (Si)-synthase: MSDIAEIKVDGKTVELPVITGTEDEKAIDISKLRDLTGFVTLDTGFKNTGSTKSKITFLDGEKGILKYRGYSIEELAAKSSFLEVIYLIIYGDLPTQAQLEGLQAEISKHTLIHEDMKKFFDGYPSRSHPMGQLGSLIFSLSTFYPECLKPNQTAEEQDLTIIKLLAKFPTIVSFVYKKSLGHPLIYPKNKYDYVTNFLWMTFGQRTEDYDVNPIVVNAMNKLLILHADHEQNCSASTVRIVGSSDCNLYASIAAGIAALWGPLHGGANQAVIDMLELIKADGGDTEKWIAKAKDKNDPFRMMGFGHRVYKNFDPRAKIIKKACDDILENLGIDDPILEIAKKLEEAALTDQYFIDRKLYPNVDFYSGIIYRALGFPSEMFTVLFALGRLPGWIAQWKEMHENKEPIGRPRQIYVGETDREFVELKDRK, from the coding sequence ATGTCAGATATTGCAGAGATAAAAGTTGATGGTAAGACAGTAGAATTGCCAGTAATTACAGGAACAGAAGATGAAAAGGCCATTGATATTTCGAAATTAAGAGATCTTACGGGCTTCGTAACTTTAGATACTGGTTTTAAAAATACTGGTTCTACAAAAAGTAAAATCACTTTTTTAGATGGTGAAAAAGGCATTTTAAAATACAGGGGATATTCTATTGAAGAGCTTGCCGCAAAATCGAGTTTTTTAGAAGTAATTTATCTGATTATTTATGGTGATCTTCCAACGCAAGCTCAATTAGAAGGATTGCAAGCCGAGATCAGCAAGCATACACTCATTCATGAGGATATGAAGAAATTTTTTGATGGTTACCCATCAAGATCTCATCCAATGGGCCAGTTAGGTTCCCTGATCTTCTCATTGTCTACATTCTACCCTGAGTGCTTAAAACCAAATCAAACCGCAGAAGAACAAGATTTAACCATCATTAAACTTTTGGCTAAATTCCCAACCATTGTTTCTTTCGTTTATAAAAAATCATTAGGTCATCCACTTATTTATCCAAAAAATAAATACGATTATGTAACCAATTTTCTTTGGATGACTTTTGGACAACGTACAGAAGATTACGATGTAAATCCGATTGTTGTTAATGCCATGAATAAACTGCTTATTCTGCATGCAGATCACGAGCAAAACTGTTCAGCATCTACCGTTCGTATAGTAGGTTCGTCTGACTGTAATTTATATGCTTCAATTGCTGCTGGTATCGCTGCACTTTGGGGGCCGCTACATGGTGGTGCTAACCAGGCAGTAATCGATATGCTGGAGCTAATTAAAGCAGATGGTGGTGATACTGAAAAGTGGATTGCAAAAGCGAAAGACAAAAACGATCCATTCCGCATGATGGGTTTTGGTCACCGTGTTTACAAAAACTTCGATCCAAGAGCGAAAATCATTAAAAAAGCATGTGATGATATCTTAGAGAACTTAGGCATTGATGATCCGATTTTAGAAATTGCCAAGAAACTAGAAGAAGCAGCTTTAACTGATCAATATTTCATCGATCGTAAGTTATATCCAAATGTAGATTTCTATTCAGGTATTATTTACCGCGCATTAGGCTTCCCATCTGAAATGTTTACGGTTCTGTTTGCATTAGGCCGTTTACCTGGATGGATTGCACAATGGAAAGAAATGCACGAAAACAAAGAACCGATAGGTCGTCCACGCCAGATTTATGTAGGCGAAACCGATAGAGAATTTGTTGAGCTTAAAGACAGAAAATAA